From the genome of Homalodisca vitripennis isolate AUS2020 chromosome 8, UT_GWSS_2.1, whole genome shotgun sequence, one region includes:
- the LOC124368110 gene encoding uncharacterized protein LOC124368110 — protein MSCNVVGTHFVLDLRSWKKCLDGATEEKLTTSSGIPCFDTVKSHNQETDGTEFSTRLTMPVQRYTSSTLNMPKKRKSDLSQSSRQSLSKKKARSQETSDETERRRNEQVIRQEAVRHARTPEQASYLRLQHAHYMASRRATQARREEQAQRQASLRAAETPQQAEYRRQQHSMYIADQRGSETPEQFSYSIKSELVEVKQEDLSMEDKESSNNSLVLQPAEGISCNRTAEEKEGRLVGTAQTEEVLDIPFETVYCQEIFPKVEIKVENIEDCEPDMTITSQPEEDDVFIEPKVLTYPSKKTSSHGLNSVPVEIKVENIEDCEPDMTITSQPEEDDVFIEPEVLTYPSKKTSSHGLNSVPVEIKVENIEDCEPDMTITSQPEEDDVFIEPEVLTYPSKKTSSHGLNSVPVIMESVIGTEKKSSSRKTCAMTGCEVNQARSPGVHFFKFPVSRQEICEQWVASCGNEALGSLTKAALRAKLVCEKHFTNDSFTSTLKTRLKINAIPTTVETCSSPTTPLLEEVTSLPQSLKETPFTPPVCRTQSKTKSSLFNSPLQDPCIPLYKMYRRVKKRRLMPKKTDSSGKQKVLKKLHMKLNSKKLKQALERRKEKPQNASSDVVLQALQSCPPEKVEIKVEVSEYYVKTIASQPEEENTVFVEKQLLTYPSKKNDFRIMNLVPMRECDHPKEDVTDNQLGETEEMHIVDFSELASSSFNPLKRLDGLTDSKVSSTTSKHITRPVFKVCQLCENQCFSTYKDLMDHYKSRHHVSSVPPPAKAVTTPPTNVTFKKRFRMLKKSKDKSSSSPDGQDVFHIISLKNIPDRRRKAAREKIAALLDLIAEKDVDPQEIQLCI, from the exons ATGTCTTGCAACGTTGTTGGTACACATTTTGTACTGGATCTACGTag TTGGAAGAAATGTCTTGATGGAGCTACTGAAGAGAAACTGACCACTAGTTCTGGTATTCCTTGCTTCGATACAGTCAAGAGCCACAACCAAGAGACTGATGGAACAGAGTTTAGCACTCGACTAACAATGCCCGTTCAAAG gTACACAAGTTCTACTTTAAATATGCCCAAGAAAAGAAAATCAGATTTGTCGCAAAGCTCAAGACAATCGCTTTCTAAAAAAAAAGCTCGAAGTCAGGAAACCTCTGATGAAACTGAGCGAAGGAGAAATGAACAGGTGATCCGACAAGAAGCTGTGAGACATGCCAGGACACCAGAGCAGGCATCTTATCTGCGGCTGCAACATGCCCATTACATGGCATCTCGAAGAGCGACTCAG GCACGTCGTGAGGAACAAGCACAGCGACAGGCCAGCTTGAGAGCCGCCGAAACACCACAGCAGGCAGAGTACCGACGACAACAACACTCCATGTACATAGCGGATCAGCGGGGGTCGGAGACCCCGGAGCAATTTTCATATAG CATAAAAAGTGAGCTGGTGGAGGTGAAGCAAGAGGACCTATCTATGGAGGACAAAGAGAGTTCCAATAACTCATTGGTGCTTCAGCCTGCAGAAgg aattagCTGTAATCGCACAGCCGAAGAGAAAGAG GGGAGACTCGTTGGTACTGCTCAAACAGAAGAAGTATTAGATATTCCTTTTGAAACTGTTTACTGCCAGGAAATCTTTCCGAAG GTGGAAATAAAAGTTGAGAATATCGAAGATTGTGAGCCAGACATGACTATTACATCACAACCTGAAGAAGATGATGTATTTATTGAGCCGAAAGTTTTAACATACCCCAGCAAGAAGACTTCCTCCCATGGACTGAATTCGGTTCCT GTGGAAATAAAAGTTGAGAATATCGAGGATTGTGAGCCAGACATGACTATTACATCTCAACCTGAAGAAGATGATGTATTTATTGAGCCGGAAGTTTTAACATACCCCAGCAAGAAGACTTCCTCCCATGGACTGAATTCGGTTCCT GTGGAAATAAAAGTTGAGAATATCGAGGATTGTGAGCCAGACATGACTATTACATCTCAACCTGAAGAAGACGATGTATTTATTGAGCCGGAAGTTTTAACATACCCCAGCAAGAAGACTTCCTCCCATGGATTGAATTCGGTTCCT gTAATTATGGAGTCTGTGATCGGTACTGAGAAAAAGTCCAGCAGTCGCAAAACCTGTGCCATGACCGGTTGTGAAGTCAACCAAGCCCGTTCTCCTGgtgtgcatttttttaaattccctgtTTCCAGACAAGAGATTTGTGAGCAGTGGGTGGCCAGCTGTGGGAACGAAGCTCTCGGTTCTCTAACTAAAGCGGCACTTCGAGCCAAATTAGTGTGTGAAAAACACTTCACAAATGATAGTTTCACGAGCACTCTAAAGACAAGGCTAAAAATAAATGCAATCCCGACAACTGTGGAAACTTGTTCTTCTCCAACAACACCTTTATTAGAAGAAGTGACCTCGTTGCCGCAATCTTTGAAAGAAACGCCGTTTACCCCTCCTGTGTGTAGGACACAATCCAAAACCAAGAGTTCTCTTTTTAATAGTCCACTTCAAGACCCATGCATTCCACTGTACAAAATGTATAGAAGGGTAAAAAAACGGAGACTAATGCCAAAAAAAACTGATTCATCtggaaaacaaaaagttttaaaaaaactgcaCATGAAATTAAACTCAAAGAAGTTAAAACAGGCTCTGGAGAGAAGGAAGGAAAAGCCCCAGAATGCATCAAGCGATGTAGTATTACAGGCGCTACAATCCTGTCCGCCAGAAAAG GTGGAAATAAAAGTAGAAGTTAGCGAGTACTATGTCAAGACTATTGCATCACAACCTGAGGAAGAAAACACAGTATTTGTTGAGAAACAACTTTTAACATACCCTAGCAAGAAGAATGACTTCCGTATAATGAATTTGGTTCCT ATGAGAGAATGTGACCATCCCAAAGAAGACGTGACAGACAATCAACTTGGTGAGACAGAGGAGATGCACATCGTTGACTTCAGTGAACTGGCTAGCAGTTCTTTCAATCCGTTGAAGAGACTTGATGGATTAACGGACTCAAAGGTTTCAAGTACCACGAGTAAACATATAACACGTCCTGTTTTTAAAGTCTGTCAACTCTGTGAAAATCAGTGCTTTTCAACTTACAAAGACTTAATGGATCATTATAAATCAAGACATCATGTTT